CGttttcaccgttctcacacttttcaccgttctctcctGATCTCGTTTCTATATAAtaagagttaatagccaaaatggtccctgaggtttggtcatttttgccactttagtccaaaatccaaaatttttaaatttgggtccctgaggtttgcattttgttgccattttagtccaaatttcaaatcagatcagatttctaaaaaaaaacactggtttttgtccttttcctcaggggcattttggtcattataCCCCCTTTAAAGTTCAtcttcccaaaaaaaaaacccagtTCATCTGCACTTCCTCTCTCTTACATAACTCATTCTATCTTTAAATACCCTAATTCATTTAGGGTTATCATAGATTCATCTGCACTAAAGCAGACCACCTCCACCGCACATATTAAAGAGACCATCTTCTTCGAACAAAACCAAACCCTAACCGCCGGATCTGCAGCCCacaaccaccacctccaccgTCACATTAAACCACCACAACCTCCACCTCCACTTCCGGATCTGACCCCCACCGTCACCTTCACCACCCCCATGATATCCGGCCGATTACCGGCGTCTCGCACTCACATAACCCCTGTCACCACCTTCCCTCTTCGTGAACAACAAATCAACAAAAACCTAGATCATTTAGCACCAATTCTACACACACATCTATATTCAGAAGTGTAAAGGGAGAATCtgaggagagagagagaacggCGGCGGTGGCGGAGCGGAGTGGAGTGGAGCTGCaggggaggtggtggcggagccGACGACAGTCCGGTTCATTCCCTCCTCGGTCAGTGATTGTATTTCATTTTCTTTGAGATTTTGGGTTAAATGATTTGGTATTTAAGGAATTTTTGTTACGAAATCCTCTTCAAAGGGGCTATGAAGATGAAGACATTCTGGGTTTTGTTGATTTGTTGTTCATCTGCATTTTGGATATTTGGGTTTTGGAATTTATGAAGATCTTCATCTGGGATTTGTTGTTCATCTGCGTTTTGGTCAGATCATCATCTGGGTTTATGAAGACATTCTGGGTTTTGTGAACAGTGGTGATCTGTGGATGGCGGTGGTGATCTGTGGATGGCGGATctgtgtagagagagagagaactgagagagagagtgtgtgtatcTGGGTTTGATCTGGGTTTTGCTTGTTTTtgatatagagtaaactgccattttgatctgtatttatttataaaatataaatgaccattttgcccctaagGATAAAGACAAAATAACCAGTTTTTAATAGTCAAACAGAAGGtaatttgaaatttggactaaaatggcaacaaaatgcaaacctcagggacccagatttaaaaattttggattttggactaaagtggcaaaagtgagcaaacctcagggaccattttggctatttttttttgaacggccaacgaatcctccaaatgggctactggcgaaattcaccacatcgggatacactcgccttccgaaccggggaaaacccccacctagggccgaagcccgtgaacactcgcccgaaggcacgacagtgcggtgaggtaaaacccgctcagttcaaggatcgaactagcgatcgccgcctactcgcctagtctcccatcatcaccaggtgccgcagaaactaaatgctagggaccggaattgaacttgagtcacttggaacacaagatctctcccttaccactccatcACTAGCTCATATAATAATTATCATAAAAAATAACACATTTCATCACTACGATGCTGTTAAGCAAAACCTACTGATTAGTTTAGGAATTTGTGCTATATACATGCAAGCCATTTATGTTTCCTACTTTTGGGTCCATATACATTTGTCATTTAAATCAAGGAATTGTGATTTAATCACCTTACAAATGTTCTTAATGAAGTCAAAAGTCATGTAGAGTTATACGATAATTACACATGGAAGTTTAGACGTATGTTtaaattttatcattaatttCGCATGTATTAACAAATTTTAAATAAGTATACTTATTAGATATTCAACATCAAAGTAATCAAATcctaataaacaaacaaaaaggTAATTTAGTAAAAACTCCAAAGTGTACAAGTGTGGATAAATAGTGAATGAATTATACCTGGGATTGATAACGTCCCAAATACAACTAGTATGTCTCAAATGTATAAACTCTCACTCAAATACacttaaaattataaaacattaaCTTGAATCATTTGATAGATTGTAATCAAGTTGTAAACAAGTTTACATATCAATCACGTATTATATATACTGTAAAAAAGATTGTAGTTCTAGATTCAAACGGGAAGACAACTCAACCCATTTAATTTTTATACAACTTGGACGTAACATATATCAACCGAAAAACATGAGATGTTTATTAAATAAGTTTAACTAGTCAATATAAAATCTAATATTTTCTGTCTCATGTTTCTTGTCATTTTTTTATACTAAAAATAGTTTTTAGTGGAGGGTTCAACTACATAGTCAAAAGCTCATAAAAGTGTGAGATGTCTATGCagacattgtgttttaaattttagaAATGATGTTTTAGAATCTTTTGGTTTTGTATTATATAGAAAAACACAAAACGGAACAatctaaaacacaatgaaatatATTATATGCATGAAAATTAAAACACACTATTGGCACGATGTTTTAAATTTCATGTCTAGAatacatttatttgtgttttagATTGTTAAGTTTCGTGTTTTTTATATAATATCATAAAAGTATCTATAATATCATCCCTtaaaattaaaacacaatggGTACATATATTTCTAACATTTTTAGGAGCTTTTGACTTCATAGCCATCCTAACATACTTTTTAAAACATTTAAAATTCTATATATACCAATTTATAACTTTTAATCTTTTCTTTTATTAGAAGGAGAAATAATAACACAATAAAGTACATAAGTATCATAAATCTAGCAATCTATCTATAAAACTAAATAACATTTTATAATAAATATGACACAATGGCACATTATGGCAACACAAATAAAATTGTACATGACAACTATTAATTTGGTATTaaattggttagaccaaaagataaaccctaatttaacaACACTCCAAGCATCCTAATGACCTTATCGtcaaacatatatatattcaCACAGGAATTTAGATGTGACCCGAATTCATTCATCGAAAAAGTCGAGGGTTCAATTCAACAAACTTGAAGCAATTGTTTTCAGAGAACGATAATCTTCAAAACCCCTTTTCGGTGCCGACGAACGAATCTTGAAATCTTCATCATTCACACACATTTGATTTCAATCGGGTCTTGATCTTTATCAACCGTTGATCACTTCTTGTTGTTAAATTCAGTATCTTTTTCAATTTCCCCAAATACCCTTTTTCAGATTATTGATCAATTGATTTGGGTCAACAGGAATTGGGATTTTGTGGGTTTGATGGATCTGAAAGTGGGTTTTTGGTCATGATGGCTCTGGGTTTTTAATTATGATAATAATGGGTTTGCAGTCTTCTGGTAGATTAGTTTTAGTTTGACTATTTATGTGTTGTTATAATAACATTTGGATAGTGGAATTTTGTGGTGAATTGTGGTGGAGTGGTCATGGATGAGGTCAACACTGTGGTGGTGGCAGATGAGAGGTTGGTATCTGCTTCCCGTTCGGTGCGGTGGAGTCCGAAACAGCTTGGTTTTCAACCGTATGCCGCCCCCGTGGTTGGTAGCGGTGATGCCAGAACGCGGAATTCGAGTGGTTTTGTTAAAAGACCTGTGAGTGGTTTTGACTAATTAAATTATGttcttttatgttgtttgatcATGTAATATGTTCTGTTTGAATGCTTGGTTAGTTGAAGCTATTGAAAATGGATTGTGGGATGTTGGTATTGCTAGATAAATGAATTTATGTGGGCTGAAGTTAATGTTTTTAGTAGTAAACTAGTAATCAAGATTAACCAGTAACCACTAAagtttcagttttttttttcaaccttAGTGAATTCTTTGCAACATTTGGCTAAGTTGCAGCACTTGTTGTGTTTTCATTATGCTAAGTACTTTCATTGGCGAAGccacgcccccccccccccaatttttcCGAAACCCGGGGGTGGGGGGGGGGCAACGTATATGCCTATACGAAAGTACTATTCATAACACTACAcatcgaaaagttcggggggcgGGCGCCCCCCGGACAATAACTAAGCTGCGCCCTTGAGTACTTTGTTGACATGAATCATTATATTGTGCAGCTGGTATCAAGATTAACCAAGGATATTGTTGAGACATACCGAATCTGCAATCCACAGTTTAATTATTTAGAAGAATTAAACCCCAAACGGTTTTTGACAAGCCCGTCTGCTGGAGTACTCAATGACGGTTTCGATAACGAAAATTCAGACTTTATTTTGAGCGTAAATTGTTCCCTTGTTAATCCAGAAACTCACAGAAGGTTAATACTTCTACTCTGTTTCTGTTGTTTGATTGAATATATCATTATATGTATCcgattttttttcttatttttttttcgGATTATTTCAGATATATTGTAAAAGATATGCTCGGGCAGGGGACATTTGGGCAAGTTGCTAAGTGTTGGGTTGCAGAACTCGACCGTTTTGTTGCCGTTAAAGTTATAAAAAATCAACCTGCTTACTATCAACAGGCGTTGGTTGAAGTTTCCATATTGACAACAGTAAATAAAAATTTAGTTTTGGCTatggttttgttttaaaatgagtCAGCATTAATCATTTAGTAATGTCGCCTAATTTTCTTGTAATTGTCAGTTAAACAAAAAGTTTGATCCTGAGGATAAAAATCACATTGTTCGAATTTATGATTACTTTGTATATCAACGGCATTTGTGCATTGCTTTTGAACTGCTCGATTCAAATTTGTAAGTCTCAGTTTGCTGCGTAAAATATTTTCTTCCAGCTTtatattagggttttgagtttttgttttgtttgtgatTTTACATCAGGTATGAGCTTTTAAAGCTAAATAAATTCCGCGGATTATCATTGAGCATTGTGCAACTATTTTCAAAGCAGGTTATTTTTTTATGAATATTTTAAAATTAAGTGTAAgctaatatcggtgatatatcatcACCAAtgtatcggttatcggtccccatgtaaaatatcggtgtcaaatatcggtacTGATATTTATTGGCGATATTGATCGATCTTTGACCGATATgtcaccgattttcccgatatcagtacctttctttTAGTTCTGTCtgtcttcttattgctgctattagtgttctATGTCTaaattgttaattgttagtgttttgcaagttgcaaaaggttaatttgttaatggtaggagagtatataGAATTGTTATTGTTAAatcgctatatatatatatataagttctacatgatattaaaattactgaTATCCCACtgcgataacctatatctcaaatatcggtccttgaccgatatccgatattttaccgcgtTAACTGCATAGAGCATAAGACAGACGTTATTATTTGTGCCGCCTTTAACGATTTATATATTTGTACTAGATTTTATATGGATTAGCTCTGATGAAGGATGCTGCTATTATACATTGCGATCTTAAACCTGAGAACATCCTTTTATGCACAAGGTGAGATACTTTGTTaggaaacgggtcaaaatggacCAGGTCACGTTGGGTTAGCCTGCAAACATGTTTTCTTGCATTAGTTGTAATTACGAAGACACTATTGTTACACTGATAATCGAAGTCTGAATAAAAACGATATAGGTGGACGTTAAATAGACTTTGGCAACTTTCAACCCATTTGACCTGTTCTCCTTTTAGATAAGTTGTCTAGTTTGACCTGTTTACGATAGTACAAAACCCAATCGACCCattgataagtaaacatgttaaaATCGCCACCTTTTTTTTTTCTGTTGATTAAGCTCAATCGTTCATATAATTGCTGTTTATTTCTTAGTACCAGAACCAGATCGGATCCTCCAGAAGTCAAAATTATTGACTTTGGATCTGCTTGCATGGAAGATCACACCGTTTATTCTTATATCCAGGTTCTTATCTAATACATCATCACTTAGTCGCAGGCATAAATTATGGCACGTTGATCAAAAGTTTTGTTATTTATTGTATTTCTCTTCTGCAGAGTCGATACTACAGATCACCTGAAGTTGTTCTTGGCTATCGGTATCCTTGAATTCGAAATCCGCTGTTATATTATAATTGTTGTTGTTATCCTATAAATACTTGTGAGCTTTTGTTAGACCTTAACCACCCTCAGGTATACAACTGCTATAGACATGTGGTCATTTGGATGCATAGTTGCTGAACTATTTCTTGGCCTGCCACTATTTCCCGGGGCGTCAGAATTTGATCTTCTAAAACGAATGATAAAAATAATTGGGTATAGTTCTTGTTATAATATTTTAGTTATATTTCAATCAGTTATTCTCTTCCAATGCTCATTCCTCGTATTTATACATATAACCCATGGTGCAATATCTGTTGAACTCTTGGATCGAAAAAGATATATAATTTGGATGATGGTTAAGTTttcatatgattttttttttgtttttatttatttagggAACAACCGCCTGATTATGTACTGAAAGAGGCCAAAAACACTAGCAAATTCTTCAAATGTGTAGGGACCGTAAACCATGAAGATGGTAGTCAAGCTTCTTCTTCTGGAAGAAGTATTTACCAAGCTTTAAGTGAAGAGGAATACGAAGACGTAAGTGCGCGTTTTCCTTTTTTAGTTATTATCGTatgtaattattattttaatcatGAAGGGCTATGCTACTATTATAATTGTTTATGTATGTCTTGTTTTACTTTTGCTTCAGAGGGAGATGAAAAAACCGCCGATAGGAAAAGAGTACTTCAGTCACATGAATCTCGAAGGAATAGTTACAAAGTATCCTTACAAGAAAGAACTGAAAAAAGAAGAGGTTTTTAGAGGTTAGCTCTATACTCTTAACTTAGTAATTTATTTTTCTCCTGAAATCTTAAAACATTATATATGATGGCAATTTTGTGATAAAATACTACAGAAAGTCAAATGCGACTATCGCTGATTGATTTCTTGAAGGGACTCGTAGAATTTGATCCAGCCAAGCGGTGGTCACCTTTGCAGGTCGTTAATGATGATATTATGATGTATCATTTCATGTAGAATTTGTTTGTTATGATGATATTAATAAGGTTTTTAATGTTCATGGTGCAGGCTTCTAAGCATCCTTTTGTTACTGGAGAACCTTTTACCTGCCCTTATAAGCCTGCTCCCGAGACTCCTCGTGTGGTAAGCAGTACTTATCAATTGATAAAAGTATATAATGTAATTactcttttcttttcttaatatgGTCAACTTACGGATCACTTATTGTTAAGTTTTTCTTTGACCAATGTAGCCCGTTTCGCATAATGTCAAGGTTGATCATCATCCTGCTGGAGGTCATTGGTTTGCCGCAGGTCTCTCGCCTAACGTGCGTAATACCTGATTCTTAAGTTAACTCTCATTTAGGGGTGCTTATATTTGCATTTTACTAACAACTAGATTGTTGCCATAAGCCGCCTTAGTTGTTTATAACTGGTGGCACGTcatgtgatgcgttaaccatatgaaaagcGTGTTTCGACGTATCCACTCTTACTcagtgtaacctatataagcatgaCGGTTACAAAAGAAACAAATTCGAACCTGGGTTGGTTCGTTTAGTAAGGGTTCCACCTAACAACTACACCACCTTTATACCGTAGAATCAAAACGTTTTATATTTGTCTCGACTTGTTTCCGAAAGAAATTATGTAGAAACGTGAATTTATATCGTTTACGTTGAAACGTGAATTTATACAGACACGTACATGAAAATCACTACGTGAGAAAATAGTGTTTTTCTTTTATGCTAAAGAATGAAAATATGGGGTGAATCTGAAAAATTAGAACTCAAGGGGGTGAAAATGACATTTTATAAAGTTTTAAAAGTATAAGGGTTGTAAGTGACAATTTTCAAAGTCTTAGGGTTTTTTTGTTAATTTTCAAAGTCTAAGGGTGATTTTGTCGGTGGCATATACCACCGACCATTGGTTTAAAGGTTATATACAATATATTTTATATCTCCTTCTTTTACAGCCGATTATCTGATTGTTCAACTGATTATCTGATTCTGACAATTCCAATTCTAATTGCTATTCCGTATAGGTTCTAGGTGGAAATCGGGTTGCAATGTATAACAACTCTCATTTTCAAGTAATGCCTCCGTATGCACACGGGAACAATTTCGGAAGTTTAGGAAGTCACGGCAGTTATAATGACGGCACCGGACTTGGAAGTAGTTACGGCAGCTATGGAGATAACAGTAACATGCTTGCTTATTATTCACCGGTGGGCCCATCTGCTATGAACAACTATGCACAAAATATCCCAGTTCTTGGAAGTAGTCCCGATGCTAGGCGAAGAATTATGCAAATCCCACCTGGAAACGGGTTCGCGTTCAGTCCAGCTGGCAATTTAGCACCTATGTCACTCGGCACAAGTCCTTCACAATTCACTCCACCGTATAACCAGGTGACAGCTGGATCTCCTGGACATTACGGCCCGAGTTCTCCCGCTAGAGGCGGGAATACTCACGGGTCGCCCCTTGGAAAAGGAGCTGTTTCGGGTAATCAGATGAATAGAAGAAAAGGATGGGGGTATTCTGGTAATTTACCGACTCAAGAAAGCAATTCGTCTGCACATTGGCAAGGGCAGTTTCCCGATGTTAATTCACCGAATTTAAACGCTGGAAACTGGAAACAACAGCAAAGGAATAGTGGAAATGCTGGGGCCCACGGTTCAATTGGTTCGGGTAAACCTTTATTGCATCCGAAAAGTGCCGTTCATGACAAACCCGAGAGTAGCAGTTCGTTGCCTGATCCTGGGGACTGGGATCCTAATTATAGGTAATCATCGATGCCATAAATTATTACTTTTTTTGTTTTATCGTCATATTTATCGTATTTTAACTATTTATGTTGTTAGATGGTATGCTGAAAAGTTTTATtaacttttttttctttctttcagtGATGAACTGCTTTTGCAAGATGATTCTTCGGAATTAAACAACATGACAATGGAATTCAGTAAGAGTATGCAAATTAGTcaaggttttactcctacagaatcTTTTGTTGGAGTTGGGCGATTTAATCAAATGTCAAACTCAAATATGTCAATACAAAGGTACGTTCCATACATCGTTTTATAATGATGTGGTGTTGTGTCATGTCATTATTTTCCCTGCTATAGAGTGGTAAAAAAAAAGATCTAGGGTAAAGACGTAAAGTGCCATTTTCGTTTTCGtcccctgaggtttggccagttttgcgactttcgtccgaaggtttgtttttctgcatctggatccaaaatgTTCGAAATCTTGCCATTTCATCTGGTTCGTTAACTTCATCCAATTTTCTCTGTTAAGtcccgtcttttttgttaacttaaagggcgaTTCGGTCTTTTTCATTTTTGtctacaagcatttagcataatgtacaagtattcacttaaagggcaattcggtctttttcactgtgtacgaaaatacccctgatttAACAGAGAAAATTGGATGGAGTTAActagccagatgaaaatggcaagatttcaaaccttttggatctagatgcaaaaaacaaacatttggacgaaagtGGCCAAACcccagggacgaaaatggcattttactcaaaagaATGTGTTGGGTGgaaaaaaacaaaacattttttCTTACATACAATGACAAAAAGGTGAAAGTAAGTTACATATTGGTGTAATAGATTTCCATTATACTTATTTTATTCTGTTTCATTGGTGTTTTATTCCTTACAGGCCAAACGGGCCTATTCAAGCATTCCCACATGCAGATGGATCTCCCGATGTGTATGTTCACCCTATGATGCATTCTTCCCATCTAACGCCCCATTTCTCTCAATTTGCACCCAGCCGGTTGGGTCAACAGCAGCGATTCAGTCACGGGCGGTCAATGGGTGCTCGTGGTGGCGAATGGAATCATGTCAAGGTCCAGCCCCCACTTTCCAATTACAGCTCAGTGGGTCAACGTTCCCCCGGAAGCAACAACAATGCGCCATGGGGTACGTTAAACAACCTTccttatttcttttttttaattgtttttggaTTCATGCCAATGTTGAGGTGAGTGGGAAAATGGATgagttgggtaacgggtcaaaattggcACTTTTTGGTACCCTGGTTTGGGTCTGATTGACCTGGAACACTTTTTGTCCGAGTCATTTGGTTTGTAAATAATCACGTCTCAAATGTGATTACAAAAATTGTATTATCTTGACAGTAACGGAAAAAAATTACGaggttttatatattatatattttttatcaaCCTTATCATATTAGTatagtacacggatggtccctgtggttgaccataattttggatttggtccctagcttctCAAAAGCACACGaacggtccctgtggtttgcacgatgtaacacatttagtcccctaCACGAatactttgtaacacatttaggcCCTTACTTATATTTGTTAGTTGG
This is a stretch of genomic DNA from Helianthus annuus cultivar XRQ/B chromosome 16, HanXRQr2.0-SUNRISE, whole genome shotgun sequence. It encodes these proteins:
- the LOC110915714 gene encoding dual specificity protein kinase YAK1 homolog isoform X1, producing the protein MDEVNTVVVADERLVSASRSVRWSPKQLGFQPYAAPVVGSGDARTRNSSGFVKRPLVSRLTKDIVETYRICNPQFNYLEELNPKRFLTSPSAGVLNDGFDNENSDFILSVNCSLVNPETHRRYIVKDMLGQGTFGQVAKCWVAELDRFVAVKVIKNQPAYYQQALVEVSILTTLNKKFDPEDKNHIVRIYDYFVYQRHLCIAFELLDSNLYELLKLNKFRGLSLSIVQLFSKQILYGLALMKDAAIIHCDLKPENILLCTSTRTRSDPPEVKIIDFGSACMEDHTVYSYIQSRYYRSPEVVLGYRYTTAIDMWSFGCIVAELFLGLPLFPGASEFDLLKRMIKIIGEQPPDYVLKEAKNTSKFFKCVGTVNHEDGSQASSSGRSIYQALSEEEYEDREMKKPPIGKEYFSHMNLEGIVTKYPYKKELKKEEVFRESQMRLSLIDFLKGLVEFDPAKRWSPLQASKHPFVTGEPFTCPYKPAPETPRVPVSHNVKVDHHPAGGHWFAAGLSPNVLGGNRVAMYNNSHFQVMPPYAHGNNFGSLGSHGSYNDGTGLGSSYGSYGDNSNMLAYYSPVGPSAMNNYAQNIPVLGSSPDARRRIMQIPPGNGFAFSPAGNLAPMSLGTSPSQFTPPYNQVTAGSPGHYGPSSPARGGNTHGSPLGKGAVSGNQMNRRKGWGYSGNLPTQESNSSAHWQGQFPDVNSPNLNAGNWKQQQRNSGNAGAHGSIGSGKPLLHPKSAVHDKPESSSSLPDPGDWDPNYSDELLLQDDSSELNNMTMEFSKSMQISQGFTPTESFVGVGRFNQMSNSNMSIQRPNGPIQAFPHADGSPDVYVHPMMHSSHLTPHFSQFAPSRLGQQQRFSHGRSMGARGGEWNHVKVQPPLSNYSSVGQRSPGSNNNAPWGRRGNHPMATNILPSSHGGNEYGRIA
- the LOC110915714 gene encoding dual specificity protein kinase YAK1 homolog isoform X2, which gives rise to MDEVNTVVVADERLVSASRSVRWSPKQLGFQPYAAPVVGSGDARTRNSSGFVKRPLVSRLTKDIVETYRICNPQFNYLEELNPKRFLTSPSAGVLNDGFDNENSDFILSVNCSLVNPETHRRYIVKDMLGQGTFGQVAKCWVAELDRFVAVKVIKNQPAYYQQALVEVSILTTLNKKFDPEDKNHIVRIYDYFVYQRHLCIAFELLDSNLYELLKLNKFRGLSLSIVQLFSKQILYGLALMKDAAIIHCDLKPENILLCTRTRSDPPEVKIIDFGSACMEDHTVYSYIQSRYYRSPEVVLGYRYTTAIDMWSFGCIVAELFLGLPLFPGASEFDLLKRMIKIIGEQPPDYVLKEAKNTSKFFKCVGTVNHEDGSQASSSGRSIYQALSEEEYEDREMKKPPIGKEYFSHMNLEGIVTKYPYKKELKKEEVFRESQMRLSLIDFLKGLVEFDPAKRWSPLQASKHPFVTGEPFTCPYKPAPETPRVPVSHNVKVDHHPAGGHWFAAGLSPNVLGGNRVAMYNNSHFQVMPPYAHGNNFGSLGSHGSYNDGTGLGSSYGSYGDNSNMLAYYSPVGPSAMNNYAQNIPVLGSSPDARRRIMQIPPGNGFAFSPAGNLAPMSLGTSPSQFTPPYNQVTAGSPGHYGPSSPARGGNTHGSPLGKGAVSGNQMNRRKGWGYSGNLPTQESNSSAHWQGQFPDVNSPNLNAGNWKQQQRNSGNAGAHGSIGSGKPLLHPKSAVHDKPESSSSLPDPGDWDPNYSDELLLQDDSSELNNMTMEFSKSMQISQGFTPTESFVGVGRFNQMSNSNMSIQRPNGPIQAFPHADGSPDVYVHPMMHSSHLTPHFSQFAPSRLGQQQRFSHGRSMGARGGEWNHVKVQPPLSNYSSVGQRSPGSNNNAPWGRRGNHPMATNILPSSHGGNEYGRIA